One window of Branchiostoma lanceolatum isolate klBraLanc5 chromosome 8, klBraLanc5.hap2, whole genome shotgun sequence genomic DNA carries:
- the LOC136440316 gene encoding luc7-like protein 3 isoform X1, with protein sequence MSASFMAQMLDELMGRDRNLAPNEKKEDIHWSDEKVCKHFLCSFCPSELFTNTRSDLGPCDKIHDDALRDGYRGSSRFQRMGYEEDFLRYLQSCMADVERRIRRGHARLALSEQQAQVAQSGGGIIKNEEKIQILTDRINGLLEQVEQLGCEGKVEEAQGVMKLCDQLKEEREQLRQANKSSIDSMTAQEKQMEVCETCGAFLIVGDAQSRVDDHLMGKQHMGYAKIKATIEELKAKTVRGVPVDPEREQKRQKEREDREKELEKEREEREKERERRRKEREEKEKELEKEREREREERRKKRSRSRSKGRRSGSGSRRSRSRERSKRSRRSRSKERSGRHRSRSRSKDKDRKRSSRSQDRKDRDRKRERRSRSRDRKRRSRDRSRSRHRSRSREGGRSSKDKDRSSRDKDRRSRDKSRDKDKHSSQEEEEAGVHQAKEELEDPINEEETANDPRGSLDPEDRDVHAKEAISEEAMDAHSADDDNDQDSKASNEGDTHPDN encoded by the exons ATGTCGGCGTCTTTCATGGCTCAGATGCTGGACGAGCTGATGGGGCGAGACCGCAACCTCGCGCCCAACGAGAAGAAGGAGGACATACACTGGAGTGATGAGAAG GTCTGTAAGCACTTCCTATGCAGTTTCTGCCCATCAGAGTTGTTCACCAACACACGCTCAGACCTGGGGCCTTGTGACAAGATTCATGACGACGCGCTCAGAGATGG gtacagaggtagTTCACGGTTCCAGCGGATGGGGTATGAGGAAGACTTCCTGCGCTACCTGCAGAGCTGCATGGCGGATGTGGAGCGCCGCATCAGGAGGGGCCACGCCCGCCTCGCCCTTAGCGAACAGCAAGCACAAGTCGCT CAGAGCGGTGGAGGAATCATCAAGAACGAAGAGAAGATCCAGATTTTAACTGATCGTATAAATGGACTATTGGAACAG GTGGAACAGCTGGGTTGTGAAGGGAAGGTGGAGGAGGCCCAGGGAGTGATGAAGCTGTGTGATCAGCTCAAGGAGGAGAGAGAACAGCTACGACAAGCTAACAAATCT AGCATCGACAGTATGACAGCACAGGAGAAACAGATGGAAGTGTGTGAGACGTGTGGTGCTTTCCTCATCGTGGGGGATGCCCAGTCCCGTGTGGACGACCATCTCATGGGGAAACAACACATGGGCTATGCCAAGATCAAGGCCACCATCGAAGAATTAAAAGCT AAAACAGTTAGGGGAGTTCCAGTAGATCCAGAGCGGGAACAGAAGCGCCAGAAGGAGAGAGAGGACCGTGAAAAAGAGCTGGAAAAGGAGAGAGAAGAACGGGAGAAGGAACGGGAAAGGAGACGCAAGGAGAGGgaagagaaggagaaagagctggagaaggagagagagCGAGAACGGGAGGAGAGGAGGAAAAAGAGAAGCCGTTCCCGCTCCAAGGGGCGTCGTTCGGGCTCAGGGAGCAGAAGGTCGCGCTCGCGGGAACGCTCCAAGCGAAGCCGGAGATCTCGCAGCAAGGAAAGATCTGGACGTCACCGCAGTAGAAGTCGTAGTAAAGACAAGGATAG GAAACGCAGCTCCCGTAGTCAGGATCGCAAGGACCGAGACAGGAAGCGTGAACGCCGCTCTAGGAGTAGGGACCGCAAGCGCCGTAGCCGGGATCGTAGCAGGAGCCGACACCGGTCGCGCAGTCGGGAGGGCGGCAGGAGCAGTAAGGATAAGGACAGAAGCAGCAGGGACAAGGACAGGAGAAGTCGCGACAAGAGCAGGGACAAGGACAAACACAGCtcacaggaggaggaggaag CCGGTGTCCACCAAGCCAAGGAGGAGCTCGAGGATCCTATCAACGAAGAAGAGACTGCCAATGACCCCCGGGGGTCGCTGGACCCAGAGGATCGGGACGTGCACGCTAAAGAAGCGATCAGCGAGGAGGCGATGGACGCCCACTCTGCCGATGATGATAACGACCAGGACAGCAAGGCCTCAAATGAAGGTGACACTCACCCTGATAACTGA
- the LOC136440316 gene encoding luc7-like protein 3 isoform X2 encodes MSASFMAQMLDELMGRDRNLAPNEKKEDIHWSDEKVCKHFLCSFCPSELFTNTRSDLGPCDKIHDDALRDGYRGSSRFQRMGYEEDFLRYLQSCMADVERRIRRGHARLALSEQQAQVASGGGIIKNEEKIQILTDRINGLLEQVEQLGCEGKVEEAQGVMKLCDQLKEEREQLRQANKSSIDSMTAQEKQMEVCETCGAFLIVGDAQSRVDDHLMGKQHMGYAKIKATIEELKAKTVRGVPVDPEREQKRQKEREDREKELEKEREEREKERERRRKEREEKEKELEKEREREREERRKKRSRSRSKGRRSGSGSRRSRSRERSKRSRRSRSKERSGRHRSRSRSKDKDRKRSSRSQDRKDRDRKRERRSRSRDRKRRSRDRSRSRHRSRSREGGRSSKDKDRSSRDKDRRSRDKSRDKDKHSSQEEEEAGVHQAKEELEDPINEEETANDPRGSLDPEDRDVHAKEAISEEAMDAHSADDDNDQDSKASNEGDTHPDN; translated from the exons ATGTCGGCGTCTTTCATGGCTCAGATGCTGGACGAGCTGATGGGGCGAGACCGCAACCTCGCGCCCAACGAGAAGAAGGAGGACATACACTGGAGTGATGAGAAG GTCTGTAAGCACTTCCTATGCAGTTTCTGCCCATCAGAGTTGTTCACCAACACACGCTCAGACCTGGGGCCTTGTGACAAGATTCATGACGACGCGCTCAGAGATGG gtacagaggtagTTCACGGTTCCAGCGGATGGGGTATGAGGAAGACTTCCTGCGCTACCTGCAGAGCTGCATGGCGGATGTGGAGCGCCGCATCAGGAGGGGCCACGCCCGCCTCGCCCTTAGCGAACAGCAAGCACAAGTCGCT AGCGGTGGAGGAATCATCAAGAACGAAGAGAAGATCCAGATTTTAACTGATCGTATAAATGGACTATTGGAACAG GTGGAACAGCTGGGTTGTGAAGGGAAGGTGGAGGAGGCCCAGGGAGTGATGAAGCTGTGTGATCAGCTCAAGGAGGAGAGAGAACAGCTACGACAAGCTAACAAATCT AGCATCGACAGTATGACAGCACAGGAGAAACAGATGGAAGTGTGTGAGACGTGTGGTGCTTTCCTCATCGTGGGGGATGCCCAGTCCCGTGTGGACGACCATCTCATGGGGAAACAACACATGGGCTATGCCAAGATCAAGGCCACCATCGAAGAATTAAAAGCT AAAACAGTTAGGGGAGTTCCAGTAGATCCAGAGCGGGAACAGAAGCGCCAGAAGGAGAGAGAGGACCGTGAAAAAGAGCTGGAAAAGGAGAGAGAAGAACGGGAGAAGGAACGGGAAAGGAGACGCAAGGAGAGGgaagagaaggagaaagagctggagaaggagagagagCGAGAACGGGAGGAGAGGAGGAAAAAGAGAAGCCGTTCCCGCTCCAAGGGGCGTCGTTCGGGCTCAGGGAGCAGAAGGTCGCGCTCGCGGGAACGCTCCAAGCGAAGCCGGAGATCTCGCAGCAAGGAAAGATCTGGACGTCACCGCAGTAGAAGTCGTAGTAAAGACAAGGATAG GAAACGCAGCTCCCGTAGTCAGGATCGCAAGGACCGAGACAGGAAGCGTGAACGCCGCTCTAGGAGTAGGGACCGCAAGCGCCGTAGCCGGGATCGTAGCAGGAGCCGACACCGGTCGCGCAGTCGGGAGGGCGGCAGGAGCAGTAAGGATAAGGACAGAAGCAGCAGGGACAAGGACAGGAGAAGTCGCGACAAGAGCAGGGACAAGGACAAACACAGCtcacaggaggaggaggaag CCGGTGTCCACCAAGCCAAGGAGGAGCTCGAGGATCCTATCAACGAAGAAGAGACTGCCAATGACCCCCGGGGGTCGCTGGACCCAGAGGATCGGGACGTGCACGCTAAAGAAGCGATCAGCGAGGAGGCGATGGACGCCCACTCTGCCGATGATGATAACGACCAGGACAGCAAGGCCTCAAATGAAGGTGACACTCACCCTGATAACTGA
- the LOC136440318 gene encoding ankyrin repeat domain-containing protein 40-like isoform X1 — MDPGKEKEERLREAACVGDEDTLCSLLSSGVGVNSQNPVNGWSPLHWAVKRGHKNIVSRLLTAGADPALQTSQGQVPAQLTDSVDIRSLLGASPDESPPKTEPLPITPNYMANPPFPYGKQEQGPLSAVNGSAAGDRTAMAQPFSHVSGRKQYTPPVDQAYVSPELVLKVRVANPMQMENDFIEIEMDRSKLTFRDLLAACCRELQVQPEKVQKIRKLPNTMLRKDKDVTRLHDFQEIELVLKTTNKPVNPQYVISPSTDGPASFVY, encoded by the exons ATGGACCCAGGGAAAGAGAAGGAGGAGCGTCTGCGTGAAGCTGCGTGTGTGGGGGATGAGGACACGCTGTGCAGCCTGCTGTCCAGTGGGGTCGGTGTCAACTCTCAGAACCCTGTCAACGGATG GAGTCCTCTCCACTGGGCGGTCAAACGCGGCCATAAGAACATCGTCTCCCGCCTGCTGACCGCTGGAGCTGACCCGGCCCTACAGACCAGCCAGGGACAGGTGCCGGCCCAGCTGACCGACTCAGTGGACATCAGGAGTCTGTTGGGAG caTCACCAGATGAGTCCCCACCCAAAACAGAGCCACTACCCATCACACCAAACTACATGGCCAACCCACCCTTCCCCTACGGCAAACAGGAACAGGGACCCCTATCTGCAGTAAACGGTAGTGCAGCTGGGGACAGAACAGCTATGGCACAGCCATTCTCTCATGTATCAGGGAGGAAGCAGTATACACCACCTGTAGATCAAG cTTATGTTTCACCAGAGCTTGTGCTGAAGGTGAGAGTGGCCAACCCCATGCAGATGGAGAACGACTTTATCGAGATTGAGATGGACCGGTCCAAGCTGACCTTCCGCGACCTGCTGGCCGCGTGCTGTCGTGAGCTCCAGGTGCAGCCGGAGAAGGTGCAGAAAATCCGCAAGCTGCCCAACACCATGCTCAGGAAG GACAAGGATGTCACCAGACTGCACGACTTCCAGGAGATTGAGCTGGTCCTAAAGACGACCAACAAACCAGTCAACCCGCAGTACGTGATCAGTCCTTCCACTGACGGACCAGCATCCTTTGTGTACTAG
- the LOC136440318 gene encoding ankyrin repeat domain-containing protein 40-like isoform X2: MDPGKEKEERLREAACVGDEDTLCSLLSSGVGVNSQNPVNGWSPLHWAVKRGHKNIVSRLLTAGADPALQTSQGQVPAQLTDSVDIRSLLGASPDESPPKTEPLPITPNYMANPPFPYGKQEQGPLSAVNGSAAGDRTAMAQPFSHVSGRKQYTPPVDQELVLKVRVANPMQMENDFIEIEMDRSKLTFRDLLAACCRELQVQPEKVQKIRKLPNTMLRKDKDVTRLHDFQEIELVLKTTNKPVNPQYVISPSTDGPASFVY, translated from the exons ATGGACCCAGGGAAAGAGAAGGAGGAGCGTCTGCGTGAAGCTGCGTGTGTGGGGGATGAGGACACGCTGTGCAGCCTGCTGTCCAGTGGGGTCGGTGTCAACTCTCAGAACCCTGTCAACGGATG GAGTCCTCTCCACTGGGCGGTCAAACGCGGCCATAAGAACATCGTCTCCCGCCTGCTGACCGCTGGAGCTGACCCGGCCCTACAGACCAGCCAGGGACAGGTGCCGGCCCAGCTGACCGACTCAGTGGACATCAGGAGTCTGTTGGGAG caTCACCAGATGAGTCCCCACCCAAAACAGAGCCACTACCCATCACACCAAACTACATGGCCAACCCACCCTTCCCCTACGGCAAACAGGAACAGGGACCCCTATCTGCAGTAAACGGTAGTGCAGCTGGGGACAGAACAGCTATGGCACAGCCATTCTCTCATGTATCAGGGAGGAAGCAGTATACACCACCTGTAGATCAAG AGCTTGTGCTGAAGGTGAGAGTGGCCAACCCCATGCAGATGGAGAACGACTTTATCGAGATTGAGATGGACCGGTCCAAGCTGACCTTCCGCGACCTGCTGGCCGCGTGCTGTCGTGAGCTCCAGGTGCAGCCGGAGAAGGTGCAGAAAATCCGCAAGCTGCCCAACACCATGCTCAGGAAG GACAAGGATGTCACCAGACTGCACGACTTCCAGGAGATTGAGCTGGTCCTAAAGACGACCAACAAACCAGTCAACCCGCAGTACGTGATCAGTCCTTCCACTGACGGACCAGCATCCTTTGTGTACTAG
- the LOC136440785 gene encoding potassium channel subfamily K member 2-like, producing MKWKKLLPLFLVFMAFLFFGAWIFKTLEETYYVPGEVKINRDLEDIIVAIARQVNVSVPEEEVRAHIEAVRTGRLPISTNGTTTEPYHMDYFDAWFFCITFITTIGYGYITPRTVGGKLFCIVYAFLGIPVTLIMLTAIGRKLGDTNRWVEKKVQKKLPNHPGRIRVVTILIVVLTSVGIFFFVPAIIFTIVEGWNFLDSLYYCFITLSTVGFGDFVSSVNHQSSTYFGFVLYKVIVFLWIIVGLCFLAAVFDLIQEWLKGLKTKVNRNMKDLSVDQFGHLVSRMHVEGGKGLGKITDITKRKKERARQSLSRKNKNPDEETATDGTAGSYIQQEW from the exons ATGAAGTGGAAGAAACTTCTGCCCCTCTTTCTCGTCTTCATGGCATTCCTGTTCTTCGGGGCCTGGATCTTTAAGACGTTGGAGGAGACGTATTACGTGCCAGGCGAGGTCAAGATCAATCGTGACCTTGAGGACATCATAGTGGCCATCGCCAGGCAGGTGAACGTCAGCGTGCCAGAGGAAGAGGTCCGGGCTCACATCGAGGCCGTGCGGACAGGGAGGTTGCCTATATCCACAAATG GCACGACGACTGAACCGTATCACATGGATTACTTCGATGCCTGGTTCTTCTGTATCACGTTCATCACTACCATAGGGTACGGCTACATCACACCGAGGACTGTGGGTGGGAAG TTATTCTGCATCGTGTACGCTTTCTTGGGCATCCCCGTGACGCTGATCATGCTGACGGCTATTGGACGGAAGCTAGGAGACACGAACAG atgggtTGAGAAGAAGGTCCAGAAGAAGTTACCCAACCATCCCGGACGGATCCGGGTCGTCACCATCCTCATCGTGGTGCTGACCAGCGTCGGCATCTTCTTCTTCGTGCCGGCAATCATCTTCACCATCGTGGAGGGGTGGAACTTCCTGGACAGCCTGTACTACTGCTTCATCACGCTCAGCACGGTCGGCTTCGGCGACTTCGTCTCCAGCGTCAATCACCAGTCTTCCACGTACTTCGGCTTCGTTCTGTATAAG GTGATCGTGTTCTTGTGGATCATTGTCGGCCTGTGTTTCCTGGCGGCGGTGTTCGACCTGATCCAGGAATGGCTGAAAGGTCTGAAAACCAAGGTGAACAGGAACATGAAGGACCTGAGCGTGGACCAGTTCGGCCACCTGGTCAGCAGGATGCACGTGGAGGGAGGGAAAGGTCTGGGGAAGATCACCGATATCACCAAAAGGAAGAAAGAACGCGCGAGGCAGTCCCTCtcaaggaaaaacaaaaaccCCGACGAAGAAACCGCGACTGACGGCACGGCTGGCAGTTACATTCAACAGGAATGGTAA